Proteins found in one Carassius auratus strain Wakin chromosome 12, ASM336829v1, whole genome shotgun sequence genomic segment:
- the LOC113111428 gene encoding fibroin heavy chain-like isoform X24 — protein MAARVYFSLTAVLLCLIGYLSITHANQRRTTVDGYCPATLTVVPSHRGCTSDEDCPGGHKCCRFDCGPVCVLPVFMKPGKCPIPEMIPLCAEGCFHDGQCPATQKCCPATGGFACSEPRGQGSGQASCQVRGQASGIGQGSVKGGGIGQGSSIGHGIGGVDQGSIKGGSIGQGSNIGRGIGQGSGIGQGSIKGGSIGQGSNIGRGIGQGSIKGGSIGQGSNIGRGIGQGSSIGHGIGGIGQGSGIVQGNSIGRGIGSGTGQGSSIGHGIGQGSSIGRGIGQGSGIGQGSGIGQGNSIGHGIGQGSSIGRGIGQGSGTGQGSSIGYGIGQGSNIGRGIGQGSGIGQGSIKGGSIGQGSNIGRGIGQGSSIGHGFGGIGQGSGTGQGSSIGHGIGQGSSIGRGIGQGSGIGQGSSIGHGIGGIGQGSGIGQGNSIGHGIGQGNSIGHGIGQGNSIGHGIGQGNSIGHGIGQGSSIGRGIGQGSGIGQGSIIGHGIGQGSSIGRGIGQGSGIGQGSIIGYGIGGVRQGSIKGGSIGQGSGIGQGSSIGHGIGGIGQGSGIGQGSSIGHGIGGVGQGRGIGQGPGIGYGVGQGSGVGQGVSQGSVVGQGSSQGTSIGQGVSQGSVVGQGSSQGTSIGQGVSQGSVVGQGRIQGTSIGQDVSQGSVVGQGTSIGQGVSQGSVVGQGSSQGTSIGQGVSQGSGLGQGSGIGQGVSQGSVVGQGTSIGKGVSQGSVVGQGRIQGTSIGQGVSQGSVVGQGSSQGTSIGQGVSQGSGRGQGSGISQGVSQGSVVGQGSSQGTVIGQGVGQGSGRGQGSGIGQGVSQGSVVGQGSSQGTSIGKGVSQGSVVGQGSSQGTSIGQGVGQGSVVGQGSSQGTSIGQGVSQGSVVGQGSSQGTSIGQGVSQGSVVGQGSSQGISIGQGVSQGSVVGQGTSIGQGVSQGSVVGQGSSQGTSIGQGVSQGSGLGQGSGIGQGVSQGSVVGQGSSQGTSIGQDVSQGSVVGQGTSIGKGVSQGSVVGQGRIQGTSIGQGVGQGSGVGQGVGQGTSIGQGVSQGSVVGQGSSQGTSIGQGVSQGSGLGQGSGIGQGVSQGSVVGQGSSQGTSIGQDVSQGSVVGQGTSIGKGVSQGSVVGQGRIQGTSIGQGVSQGSVVGQGSSQGTSIGQDVSQGSVVGQGTSIGKGVSQGSVVGQGRIQGTSIGQGVSQGSVVGQGSSQGTSIGQDVSQGSVVGHGTSIGKGVSQGSVVGQGRIQGTSIGQGVGQGSGVGQGVGQGSGVGQGVGQGSGVGQGVGQGSGVGQGVGQGSGVGQGSSQGISIGQGVGQGGGVGQGVGQGGGVGQGVGQGGGRGQGSGIGQGVGQGGGRGQGSGIGQGVGQGSSQGPGIGHGVGQGSGVGQGVGQGSVVGQGSSQGTSIGQGVSQGSVVGQGSSQGTSIGQGVSQGSGRGQGSGISQGVSQGSVVGQGSSQGTSIGKGVSQGSVVGQGSSQGTSIGQGVSQGSVVGQGSSQGTSIGQGVGQGSVVGQGSVVGQGSGVGQGVGQGSGVGQGVGQGSGVGQGVGQGSGVGQGVGQGSGVGQGVGQGSGVGQGSGVGQGVGQGSGRGQGVGQGSGRGQGVGQGSGRGQGSGIGQGVGQGSSQGSGIGQGVSQGSVVGQGSVVGQGSSQGTGIGQGSGLGQGSGIGQGVDQGSGIGQGSNQGSGIGHGMGQGSGQGQGVGQGSGRAQGSGVAQGVGQDSVVGQDSVVDQGVGQDSVVGQDSVVDQGVGQDSLVGQGSSQGTGIGHCVGQGNSQGSSIGQES, from the exons ATGGCCGCTCGAGTGTATTTCTCATTGACtgctgttttattgtgtttgatCGGATACTTGAGCATAACTCATGCTAATCAAAGACGAACCACAG TGGATGGTTACTGTCCGGCGACGCTGACGGTCGTGCCATCCCATCGAGGATGTACCTCTGATGAAGACTGCCCTGGAGGACACAAATGCTGTCGATTTGACTGTGGTCCTGTTTGTGTGCTGCCTGTTTTCA TGAAGCCAGGGAAATGCCCCATACCGGAGATGATTCCACTGTGTGCTGAAGGTTGTTtccatgatggccagtgtcctgccacaCAGAAATGTTGCCCCGCCACTGGtggctttgcatgcagtgaaccacgtggtcagggaagcggtcaggcaAGTTGTCAAGTAAGGGGCCAGGCAAGTGGCATTGGCCAGGGCAGTGTCAAGGGAGGTGGCATTGGCCAGGGCAGCAGTATTGGTCATGGTATTGGTGGCGTTGACCAAGGCAGCATCAAGGGAGGCAGCATTGGCCAGGGAAGTAATATTGGTCGTGGcattggccagggaagtggaATTGGCCAGGGCAGCATCAAGGGAGGCAGCATTGGCCAGGGAAGTAATATTGGTCGTGGCATTGGCCAGGGCAGCATCAAGGGAGGCAGCATTGGCCAGGGAAGTAATATTGGTCGTGGCATTGGCCAGGGCAGCAGTATTGGTCACGGTATTGGCGGcattggccagggaagtggaATTGTCCAGGGCAACAGTATTGGTCGTGGCATTGGAAGTGGAACTGGCCAGGGCAGCAGTATTGGTCACGGCATTGGCCAGGGAAGTAGTATTGGTCGTGGcattggccagggaagcggaattGGCCAGGGAAGTGGAATTGGCCAGGGCAACAGTATTGGTCACGGCATTGGCCAGGGAAGTAGTATTGGTCGTGGcattggccagggaagtggaACTGGCCAGGGCAGCAGTATTGGTTACGGCATTGGACAGGGAAGTAATATTGGTCGTGGcattggccagggaagtggaATTGGCCAGGGCAGCATCAAGGGAGGCAGCATTGGCCAGGGAAGTAATATTGGTCGTGGCATTGGCCAGGGCAGCAGTATTGGTCACGGTTTTGGCGGcattggccagggaagtggaACTGGCCAGGGCAGCAGTATTGGTCACGGCATTGGCCAGGGAAGTAGTATTGGTCGTGGcattggccagggaagcggaattGGCCAGGGTAGTAGTATTGGTCACGGTATTGGCGGcattggccagggaagtggaATTGGCCAGGGCAACAGTATTGGTCACGGCATTGGCCAGGGCAACAGTATTGGTCACGGCATTGGCCAGGGCAACAGTATTGGTCACGGCATTGGCCAGGGCAACAGTATTGGTCACGGCATTGGCCAGGGAAGTAGTATTGGTCGTGGcattggccagggaagcggaattGGCCAGGGCAGCATTATTGGTCACGGCATTGGCCAGGGAAGTAGTATTGGTCGTGGcattggccagggaagcggaattGGCCAGGGCAGCATTATTGGTTACGGTATTGGCGGTGTTCGTCAGGGGAGCATCAAGGGAGGCAGCATTGGACAGGGAAGTGGAATTGGCCAGGGTAGTAGTATTGGTCACGGTATTGGCGGcattggccagggaagtggaATTGGCCAGGGTAGTAGTATTGGCCACGGTATTGGTGGCGTCGGCCAGGGCAGGGGAATTGGCCAGGGCCCCGGTATTGGTTATGGTGTGGGCCAGGGCAGTGGAGTTGGCCAAGGTGTGAGCCAGGGCAGCGTTGTTGGCCAGGGCAGCAGTCAGGGCACCAGTATTGGCCAAGGTGTGAGCCAGGGCAGCGTTGTTGGCCAGGGCAGCAGTCAGGGCACCAGTATTGGCCAAGGTGTGAGCCAGGGCAGCGTTGTTGGCCAGGGCAGGATTCAGGGCACCAGTATTGGCCAAGATGTGAGCCAGGGCAGCGTTGTTGGCCAGGGCACCAGTATTGGCCAAGGTGTGAGCCAGGGCAGCGTTGTTGGCCAGGGCAGCAGTCAGGGCACCAGTATTGGCCAAGGTGTGAGCCAGGGCAGCGGACTGGGCCAGGGCAGTGGAATTGGCCAAGGTGTTAGCCAGGGCAGCGTTGTTGGCCAGGGCACCAGTATTGGCAAAGGTGTGAGCCAGGGCAGCGTTGTTGGCCAGGGCAGGATTCAGGGCACCAGtattggccaag GTGTGAGCCAGGGCAGCGTTGTTGGCCAGGGCAGCAGTCAGGGCACCAGTATTGGCCAAGGTGTGAGCCAGGGCAGCGGACGGGGCCAGGGCAGTGGAATTAGCCAAGGTGTTAGCCAGGGCAGCGTTGTTGGCCAGGGCAGCAGTCAGGGCACGGTCattggccaaggtgtgggccagggTAGCGGACGGGGCCAGGGCAGTGGAATTGGCCAAGGTGTTAGCCAGGGCAGTGTTGTTGGCCAGGGCAGCAGTCAGGGCACCAGTATTGGCAAAGGTGTTAGCCAGGGCAGCGTTGTTGGCCAGGGCAGCAGTCAGGGCACCAGTATTGGCCAAG gtgtgggccagggcaGCGTTGTTGGCCAGGGCAGCAGTCAGGGCACCAGTATTGGCCAAGGTGTGAGCCAGGGCAGCGTTGTTGGCCAGGGCAGCAGTCAGGGCACCAGTATTGGCCAAG GTGTGAGCCAGGGCAGCGTTGTTGGCCAGGGCAGCAGTCAGGGCATCAGTATTGGCCAAGGTGTGAGCCAGGGCAGCGTTGTTGGCCAGGGCACCAGTATTGGCCAAGGTGTGAGCCAGGGCAGCGTTGTTGGCCAGGGCAGCAGTCAGGGCACCAGTATTGGCCAAGGTGTGAGCCAGGGCAGCGGACTGGGCCAGGGCAGTGGAATTGGCCAAGGTGTTAGCCAGGGCAGCGTTGTTGGCCAGGGCAGCAGTCAGGGCACCAGTATTGGCCAAGATGTGAGCCAGGGCAGCGTTGTTGGCCAGGGCACCAGTATTGGCAAAGGTGTGAGCCAGGGCAGCGTTGTTGGCCAGGGCAGGATTCAGGGCACCAGtattggccaaggtgtgggccagggcagcggagttggccaaggtgtgggccagggcaCCAGTATTGGCCAAGGTGTGAGCCAGGGCAGCGTTGTTGGCCAGGGCAGCAGTCAGGGCACCAGTATTGGCCAAGGTGTGAGCCAGGGCAGCGGACTGGGCCAGGGCAGTGGAATTGGCCAAGGTGTTAGCCAGGGCAGCGTTGTTGGCCAGGGCAGCAGTCAGGGCACCAGTATTGGCCAAGATGTGAGCCAGGGCAGCGTTGTTGGCCAGGGCACCAGTATTGGCAAAGGTGTGAGCCAGGGCAGCGTTGTTGGCCAGGGCAGGATTCAGGGCACCAGTATTGGCCAAGGTGTGAGCCAGGGCAGCGTTGTTGGCCAGGGCAGCAGTCAGGGCACCAGTATTGGCCAAGATGTGAGCCAGGGCAGCGTTGTTGGCCAGGGCACCAGTATTGGCAAAGGTGTGAGCCAGGGCAGCGTTGTTGGCCAGGGCAGGATTCAGGGCACCAGtattggccaag GTGTGAGCCAGGGCAGCGTTGTTGGCCAGGGCAGCAGTCAGGGCACCAGTATTGGCCAAGATGTGAGCCAGGGCAGCGTTGTTGGCCATGGCACCAGTATTGGCAAAGGTGTGAGCCAGGGCAGCGTTGTTGGCCAGGGCAGGATTCAGGGCACCAGtattggccaaggtgtgggccagggcagcggagttggccaaggtgtgggccagggcagcggagttggccaaggtgtgggccagggcagcggagttggccaaggtgtgggccagggcagcggagttggccaaggtgtgggccagggcaGCGGAGTTGGCCAGGGCAGCAGTCAGGGCATCAGtattggccaaggtgtgggccagggcggcggagttggccaaggtgtgggccagggcggcggagttggccaag GTGTGGGTCAGGGCGGCGGacggggccagggaagcggaattGGCCAAGGTGTGGGTCAGGGCGGCGGacggggccagggaagcggaattGGCCAAGGTGTGGGTCAGGGAAGCAGCCAGGGCCCCGGTATTGGTCATGGTGTGGGCCAGGGCAGTGgagttggccaaggtgtgggccagggcaGCGTTGTTGGCCAGGGCAGCAGTCAGGGCACCAGTATTGGCCAAGGTGTGAGCCAGGGCAGCGTTGTTGGCCAGGGCAGCAGTCAGGGCACCAGTATTGGCCAAGGTGTGAGCCAGGGCAGCGGACGGGGCCAGGGCAGTGGAATTAGCCAAGGTGTTAGCCAGGGCAGCGTTGTTGGCCAGGGCAGCAGTCAGGGCACCAGTATTGGCAAAGGTGTTAGCCAGGGCAGCGTTGTTGGCCAGGGCAGCAGTCAGGGCACCAGTATTGGCCAAGGTGTTAGCCAGGGCAGCGTTGTTGGCCAGGGCAGCAGTCAGGGCACCAGtattggccaaggtgtgggccagggcaGCGTTGTGGGCCAGGGCAGCGTTGTGGGCCAGGGCAGCGGAGTTGGCCAAGGCGTGGGCCAGGGCAGCGGAGTTGGCCAAGGCGTGGGCCAGGGCAGCGGAGTTGGCCAAGGCGTGGGCCAGGGCAGCGGAGTTGGCCAAGGCGTGGGCCAGGGCAGCGGAGTTGGCCAAGGCGTGGGCCAGGGCAGCGGAGTTGGCCAAGGCAGCGgagttggccaaggtgtgggTCAGGGCAGCGGACGGGGCCAGGGTGTGGGTCAGGGCAGCGGACGGGGCCAGGGTGTGGGTCAGGGCAGCGGACGaggccagggaagcggaattGGCCAAGGTGTGGGTCAGGGAAGCAGCCAGGGCAGCGGTATTGGCCAAGGTGTGAGTCAGGGCAGCGTTGTTGGTCAGGGCAGCGTTGTGGGCCAGGGAAGCAGCCAGGGTACTGGTATCGGCCAGGGTAGTGGACTAGGTCAGGGCAGTGGAATTGGCCAAGGTGTGGACCAGGGCAGTGGAATTGGCCAGGGAAGCAACCAGGGCTCCGGTATTGGTCATGGTATGGGCCAGGGAAGTGGACAGggccaaggtgtgggccagggcaGTGGACGGGCCCAGGGCAGTGGTGTTGCTCAAGGTGTGGGCCAGGATAGCGTTGTGGGCCAGGATAGCGTAGTGGATCAAGGTGTGGGTCAAGATAGCGTAGTGGGCCAGGATAGCGTAGTGGATCAAGGTGTGGGCCAGGATAGCCTAGTGGGCCAAGGTAGCAGCCAGGGCACCGGAATTGGTCATTGTGTTGGCCAGGGAAACAGCCAGGGCAGCAGTATAGGCCAGGAAAGTTAA
- the LOC113111428 gene encoding fibroin heavy chain-like isoform X28, giving the protein MAARVYFSLTAVLLCLIGYLSITHANQRRTTVDGYCPATLTVVPSHRGCTSDEDCPGGHKCCRFDCGPVCVLPVFMKPGKCPIPEMIPLCAEGCFHDGQCPATQKCCPATGGFACSEPRGQGSGQASCQVRGQASGIGQGSVKGGGIGQGSSIGHGIGGVDQGSIKGGSIGQGSNIGRGIGQGSGIGQGSIKGGSIGQGSNIGRGIGQGSIKGGSIGQGSNIGRGIGQGSSIGHGIGGIGQGSGIVQGNSIGRGIGSGTGQGSSIGHGIGQGSSIGRGIGQGSGIGQGSGIGQGNSIGHGIGQGSSIGRGIGQGSGTGQGSSIGYGIGQGSNIGRGIGQGSGIGQGSIKGGSIGQGSNIGRGIGQGSSIGHGFGGIGQGSGTGQGSSIGHGIGQGSSIGRGIGQGSGIGQGSSIGHGIGGIGQGSGIGQGNSIGHGIGQGNSIGHGIGQGNSIGHGIGQGNSIGHGIGQGSSIGRGIGQGSGIGQGSIIGHGIGQGSSIGRGIGQGSGIGQGSIIGYGIGGVRQGSIKGGSIGQGSGIGQGSSIGHGIGGIGQGSGIGQGSSIGHGIGGVGQGRGIGQGPGIGYGVGQGSGVGQGVSQGSVVGQGSSQGTSIGQGVSQGSVVGQGSSQGTSIGQGVSQGSVVGQGRIQGTSIGQDVSQGSVVGQGTSIGQGVSQGSVVGQGSSQGTSIGQGVSQGSGLGQGSGIGQGVSQGSVVGQGTSIGKGVSQGSVVGQGRIQGTSIGQGVSQGSVVGQGSSQGTSIGQGVSQGSGRGQGSGISQGVSQGSVVGQGSSQGTVIGQGVGQGSGRGQGSGIGQGVSQGSVVGQGSSQGTSIGKGVSQGSVVGQGSSQGTSIGQGVGQGSVVGQGSSQGTSIGQGVSQGSVVGQGSSQGTSIGQGVSQGSVVGQGSSQGISIGQGVSQGSVVGQGTSIGQGVSQGSVVGQGSSQGTSIGQGVSQGSGLGQGSGIGQGVSQGSVVGQGSSQGTSIGQDVSQGSVVGQGTSIGKGVSQGSVVGQGRIQGTSIGQGVSQGSVVGQGSSQGTSIGQDVSQGSVVGQGTSIGKGVSQGSVVGQGRIQGTSIGQGVGQGSGVGQGVGQGSGVGQGVGQGSGVGQGSSQGISIGQGVGQGSGVGQGVGQGSGVGQGVGQGSGVGQGVGQGTSIGQGVSQGSVVGQGSSQGTSIGQDVSQGSVVGHGTSIGKGVSQGSVVGQGRIQGTSIGQGVGQGSGVGQGVGQGSGVGQGVGQGSGVGQGVGQGSGVGQGVGQGSGVGQGSSQGISIGQGVGQGGGVGQGVGQGGGVGQGVGQGGGRGQGSGIGQGVGQGGGRGQGSGIGQGVGQGSSQGPGIGHGVGQGSGVGQGVGQGSVVGQGSSQGTSIGQGVSQGSVVGQGSSQGTSIGQGVSQGSGRGQGSGISQGVSQGSVVGQGSSQGTSIGKGVSQGSVVGQGSSQGTSIGQGVSQGSVVGQGSSQGTSIGQGVGQGSVVGQGSVVGQGSGVGQGVGQGSGVGQGVGQGSGVGQGVGQGSGVGQGVGQGSGVGQGVGQGSGVGQGSGVGQGVGQGSGRGQGVGQGSGRGQGVGQGSGRGQGSGIGQGVGQGSSQGSGIGQGVSQGSVVGQGSVVGQGSSQGTGIGQGSGLGQGSGIGQGVDQGSGIGQGSNQGSGIGHGMGQGSGQGQGVGQGSGRAQGSGVAQGVGQDSVVGQDSVVDQGVGQDSVVGQDSVVDQGVGQDSLVGQGSSQGTGIGHCVGQGNSQGSSIGQES; this is encoded by the exons ATGGCCGCTCGAGTGTATTTCTCATTGACtgctgttttattgtgtttgatCGGATACTTGAGCATAACTCATGCTAATCAAAGACGAACCACAG TGGATGGTTACTGTCCGGCGACGCTGACGGTCGTGCCATCCCATCGAGGATGTACCTCTGATGAAGACTGCCCTGGAGGACACAAATGCTGTCGATTTGACTGTGGTCCTGTTTGTGTGCTGCCTGTTTTCA TGAAGCCAGGGAAATGCCCCATACCGGAGATGATTCCACTGTGTGCTGAAGGTTGTTtccatgatggccagtgtcctgccacaCAGAAATGTTGCCCCGCCACTGGtggctttgcatgcagtgaaccacgtggtcagggaagcggtcaggcaAGTTGTCAAGTAAGGGGCCAGGCAAGTGGCATTGGCCAGGGCAGTGTCAAGGGAGGTGGCATTGGCCAGGGCAGCAGTATTGGTCATGGTATTGGTGGCGTTGACCAAGGCAGCATCAAGGGAGGCAGCATTGGCCAGGGAAGTAATATTGGTCGTGGcattggccagggaagtggaATTGGCCAGGGCAGCATCAAGGGAGGCAGCATTGGCCAGGGAAGTAATATTGGTCGTGGCATTGGCCAGGGCAGCATCAAGGGAGGCAGCATTGGCCAGGGAAGTAATATTGGTCGTGGCATTGGCCAGGGCAGCAGTATTGGTCACGGTATTGGCGGcattggccagggaagtggaATTGTCCAGGGCAACAGTATTGGTCGTGGCATTGGAAGTGGAACTGGCCAGGGCAGCAGTATTGGTCACGGCATTGGCCAGGGAAGTAGTATTGGTCGTGGcattggccagggaagcggaattGGCCAGGGAAGTGGAATTGGCCAGGGCAACAGTATTGGTCACGGCATTGGCCAGGGAAGTAGTATTGGTCGTGGcattggccagggaagtggaACTGGCCAGGGCAGCAGTATTGGTTACGGCATTGGACAGGGAAGTAATATTGGTCGTGGcattggccagggaagtggaATTGGCCAGGGCAGCATCAAGGGAGGCAGCATTGGCCAGGGAAGTAATATTGGTCGTGGCATTGGCCAGGGCAGCAGTATTGGTCACGGTTTTGGCGGcattggccagggaagtggaACTGGCCAGGGCAGCAGTATTGGTCACGGCATTGGCCAGGGAAGTAGTATTGGTCGTGGcattggccagggaagcggaattGGCCAGGGTAGTAGTATTGGTCACGGTATTGGCGGcattggccagggaagtggaATTGGCCAGGGCAACAGTATTGGTCACGGCATTGGCCAGGGCAACAGTATTGGTCACGGCATTGGCCAGGGCAACAGTATTGGTCACGGCATTGGCCAGGGCAACAGTATTGGTCACGGCATTGGCCAGGGAAGTAGTATTGGTCGTGGcattggccagggaagcggaattGGCCAGGGCAGCATTATTGGTCACGGCATTGGCCAGGGAAGTAGTATTGGTCGTGGcattggccagggaagcggaattGGCCAGGGCAGCATTATTGGTTACGGTATTGGCGGTGTTCGTCAGGGGAGCATCAAGGGAGGCAGCATTGGACAGGGAAGTGGAATTGGCCAGGGTAGTAGTATTGGTCACGGTATTGGCGGcattggccagggaagtggaATTGGCCAGGGTAGTAGTATTGGCCACGGTATTGGTGGCGTCGGCCAGGGCAGGGGAATTGGCCAGGGCCCCGGTATTGGTTATGGTGTGGGCCAGGGCAGTGGAGTTGGCCAAGGTGTGAGCCAGGGCAGCGTTGTTGGCCAGGGCAGCAGTCAGGGCACCAGTATTGGCCAAGGTGTGAGCCAGGGCAGCGTTGTTGGCCAGGGCAGCAGTCAGGGCACCAGTATTGGCCAAGGTGTGAGCCAGGGCAGCGTTGTTGGCCAGGGCAGGATTCAGGGCACCAGTATTGGCCAAGATGTGAGCCAGGGCAGCGTTGTTGGCCAGGGCACCAGTATTGGCCAAGGTGTGAGCCAGGGCAGCGTTGTTGGCCAGGGCAGCAGTCAGGGCACCAGTATTGGCCAAGGTGTGAGCCAGGGCAGCGGACTGGGCCAGGGCAGTGGAATTGGCCAAGGTGTTAGCCAGGGCAGCGTTGTTGGCCAGGGCACCAGTATTGGCAAAGGTGTGAGCCAGGGCAGCGTTGTTGGCCAGGGCAGGATTCAGGGCACCAGtattggccaag GTGTGAGCCAGGGCAGCGTTGTTGGCCAGGGCAGCAGTCAGGGCACCAGTATTGGCCAAGGTGTGAGCCAGGGCAGCGGACGGGGCCAGGGCAGTGGAATTAGCCAAGGTGTTAGCCAGGGCAGCGTTGTTGGCCAGGGCAGCAGTCAGGGCACGGTCattggccaaggtgtgggccagggTAGCGGACGGGGCCAGGGCAGTGGAATTGGCCAAGGTGTTAGCCAGGGCAGTGTTGTTGGCCAGGGCAGCAGTCAGGGCACCAGTATTGGCAAAGGTGTTAGCCAGGGCAGCGTTGTTGGCCAGGGCAGCAGTCAGGGCACCAGTATTGGCCAAG gtgtgggccagggcaGCGTTGTTGGCCAGGGCAGCAGTCAGGGCACCAGTATTGGCCAAGGTGTGAGCCAGGGCAGCGTTGTTGGCCAGGGCAGCAGTCAGGGCACCAGTATTGGCCAAG GTGTGAGCCAGGGCAGCGTTGTTGGCCAGGGCAGCAGTCAGGGCATCAGTATTGGCCAAGGTGTGAGCCAGGGCAGCGTTGTTGGCCAGGGCACCAGTATTGGCCAAGGTGTGAGCCAGGGCAGCGTTGTTGGCCAGGGCAGCAGTCAGGGCACCAGTATTGGCCAAGGTGTGAGCCAGGGCAGCGGACTGGGCCAGGGCAGTGGAATTGGCCAAG GTGTGAGCCAGGGCAGCGTTGTTGGCCAGGGCAGCAGTCAGGGCACCAGTATTGGCCAAG ATGTGAGCCAGGGCAGCGTTGTTGGCCAGGGCACCAGTATTGGCAAAGGTGTGAGCCAGGGCAGCGTTGTTGGCCAGGGCAGGATTCAGGGCACCAGTATTGGCCAAGGTGTGAGCCAGGGCAGCGTTGTTGGCCAGGGCAGCAGTCAGGGCACCAGTATTGGCCAAGATGTGAGCCAGGGCAGCGTTGTTGGCCAGGGCACCAGTATTGGCAAAGGTGTGAGCCAGGGCAGCGTTGTTGGCCAGGGCAGGATTCAGGGCACCAGtattggccaaggtgtgggccagggcagcggagttggccaaggtgtgggccagggcagcggagttggccaaggtgtgggccagggcaGCGGAGTTGGCCAGGGCAGCAGTCAGGGCATCAGtattggccaaggtgtgggccagggcagcggagttggccaaggtgtgggccagggcagcggagttggccaaggtgtgggccagggcagcggagttggccaaggtgtgggccagggcaCCAGTATTGGCCAAGGTGTGAGCCAGGGCAGCGTTGTTGGCCAGGGCAGCAGTCAGGGCACCAGTATTGGCCAAGATGTGAGCCAGGGCAGCGTTGTTGGCCATGGCACCAGTATTGGCAAAGGTGTGAGCCAGGGCAGCGTTGTTGGCCAGGGCAGGATTCAGGGCACCAGtattggccaaggtgtgggccagggcagcggagttggccaaggtgtgggccagggcagcggagttggccaaggtgtgggccagggcagcggagttggccaaggtgtgggccagggcagcggagttggccaaggtgtgggccagggcaGCGGAGTTGGCCAGGGCAGCAGTCAGGGCATCAGtattggccaaggtgtgggccagggcggcggagttggccaaggtgtgggccagggcggcggagttggccaag GTGTGGGTCAGGGCGGCGGacggggccagggaagcggaattGGCCAAGGTGTGGGTCAGGGCGGCGGacggggccagggaagcggaattGGCCAAGGTGTGGGTCAGGGAAGCAGCCAGGGCCCCGGTATTGGTCATGGTGTGGGCCAGGGCAGTGgagttggccaaggtgtgggccagggcaGCGTTGTTGGCCAGGGCAGCAGTCAGGGCACCAGTATTGGCCAAGGTGTGAGCCAGGGCAGCGTTGTTGGCCAGGGCAGCAGTCAGGGCACCAGTATTGGCCAAGGTGTGAGCCAGGGCAGCGGACGGGGCCAGGGCAGTGGAATTAGCCAAGGTGTTAGCCAGGGCAGCGTTGTTGGCCAGGGCAGCAGTCAGGGCACCAGTATTGGCAAAGGTGTTAGCCAGGGCAGCGTTGTTGGCCAGGGCAGCAGTCAGGGCACCAGTATTGGCCAAGGTGTTAGCCAGGGCAGCGTTGTTGGCCAGGGCAGCAGTCAGGGCACCAGtattggccaaggtgtgggccagggcaGCGTTGTGGGCCAGGGCAGCGTTGTGGGCCAGGGCAGCGGAGTTGGCCAAGGCGTGGGCCAGGGCAGCGGAGTTGGCCAAGGCGTGGGCCAGGGCAGCGGAGTTGGCCAAGGCGTGGGCCAGGGCAGCGGAGTTGGCCAAGGCGTGGGCCAGGGCAGCGGAGTTGGCCAAGGCGTGGGCCAGGGCAGCGGAGTTGGCCAAGGCAGCGgagttggccaaggtgtgggTCAGGGCAGCGGACGGGGCCAGGGTGTGGGTCAGGGCAGCGGACGGGGCCAGGGTGTGGGTCAGGGCAGCGGACGaggccagggaagcggaattGGCCAAGGTGTGGGTCAGGGAAGCAGCCAGGGCAGCGGTATTGGCCAAGGTGTGAGTCAGGGCAGCGTTGTTGGTCAGGGCAGCGTTGTGGGCCAGGGAAGCAGCCAGGGTACTGGTATCGGCCAGGGTAGTGGACTAGGTCAGGGCAGTGGAATTGGCCAAGGTGTGGACCAGGGCAGTGGAATTGGCCAGGGAAGCAACCAGGGCTCCGGTATTGGTCATGGTATGGGCCAGGGAAGTGGACAGggccaaggtgtgggccagggcaGTGGACGGGCCCAGGGCAGTGGTGTTGCTCAAGGTGTGGGCCAGGATAGCGTTGTGGGCCAGGATAGCGTAGTGGATCAAGGTGTGGGTCAAGATAGCGTAGTGGGCCAGGATAGCGTAGTGGATCAAGGTGTGGGCCAGGATAGCCTAGTGGGCCAAGGTAGCAGCCAGGGCACCGGAATTGGTCATTGTGTTGGCCAGGGAAACAGCCAGGGCAGCAGTATAGGCCAGGAAAGTTAA